In the genome of Pseudoliparis swirei isolate HS2019 ecotype Mariana Trench chromosome 3, NWPU_hadal_v1, whole genome shotgun sequence, one region contains:
- the rab38b gene encoding ras-related protein Rab-38b, translated as MPNQSAHSNGMQSLRKEHLYKVLVIGDLGVGKTSIIRRYVHQTYSTNYRATIGVDFALKVLNWDSATVRLQLWDIAGQERFGNMTRVYYREAMGAFIVFDVARSTSFEAVIKWKEDLDSKLMLTNGQSIATVLLANKCDQGRELTNNGIEMDQFCKDHGFIGWFETSAKDNLNIGEAANLLVKHIMATENDILKSVLPDTISPQLDSNRQMSCSGCFK; from the exons ATGCCCAACCAGTCAGCGCACTCCAACGGCATGCAGAGCCTCCGGAAGGAGCACCTGTACAAGGTGCTGGTTATCGGAGACCTCGGGGTCGGGAAGACGTCCATCATCCGGCGCTACGTCCACCAGACCTACTCCACCAACTACCGGGCCACCATCGGCGTGGACTTCGCCCTGAAGGTGTTGAACTGGGACTCTGCGACTGTCCGGCTCCAACTGTGGGACATTGCAG GTCAGGAACGTTTTGGAAACATGACGCGAGTGTACTACCGTGAAGCCATGGGCGCTTTCATCGTGTTCGATGTAGCCCGGTCCACATCCTTTGAGGCCGTCATCAAGTGGAAAGAGGACCTGGACTCCAAACTCATGCTGACTAATGGACAGAGCATTGCCACTGTGCTCCTGGCTAACAAGTGTGACCAGGGCAGGGAGTTGACCAACAACGGCATCGAAATGGACCAGTTCTGCAAGGACCATGGCTTCATCGGGTGGTTTGAGACCTCGGCTAAG GATAATCTCAATATCGGTGAAGCTGCGAACCTCCTGGTTAAGCACATCATGGCCACAGAGAATGACATCCTGAAAAGCGTGCTACCGGACACCATCTCCCCTCAGCTCGACTCCAACAGGCAGATGAGCTGCTCTGGCTGCTTTAAATAA
- the grm5a gene encoding glutamate receptor, metabotropic 5a: protein MARGASRSTAMGNRCGLLYVRLVAVGVLLGADMNWLGMKGQGGVNAQNTERRVLTHIPGDIIIGALFSVHHQPPADKVHERKCGAVREQYGIQRVEAMLHTLERINADPAILPNITLGCEIRDSCWHSAVALEQSIEFIRDTLVSNEEEESQGKCTAEAESLLLQAKKPIVGLIGPGSSSVAIQVQNLLQLFNIPQIAYSATSMDLSDKSLFKYFMRVVPSDMQQAKAMVDIVKKYNWSFVSAIHTEGNYGESGMEAFKDMAAKEGICIAHSDKIYSNAGEQSFDKLLQKLRAHLPKARVVACFCEGMTVRGILMAMRRQRLVGEFLLVGSDGWADRYDVTNGYQREAAGGITIKLKSAYVTWFDDYYLNLKPDANLRNPWFPEFWQHRFQCRLTGHPQESLGYNRSCTWRESLRHQYVQDTKMGFVINAIYSMAYGLHAMQQSLCPGYKGLCENMRPIDGRKLLEFLMITNFTGVSGETIYFDQNGDSPGRYEIMNFKRTGEDEYAYIHVGSWDQGSLKMNDEEISSNNSEMIQSVCSEPCLKAQIKVIRKGEVSCCWTCTPCKDNEFVFDEYTCRACVLGFWPTDDLTDCEPIPVQYVRWGDPEPIAAVVFSCLGLMATLFVFSVFIKFWDTPVVKSSSRELCYIILVGICLGYMCTFTLIAKPHIVYCYLQRLGIGLSPVMSYSALVTKTNRIARILAGSKKKICTKKPHFMSACAQLVIAFLLILMQFGIIVALFIIEPPEVIYDYPSIREVHLICNLTTLGVVAPLGYKGLLILSCTFYAFKTRNVPANFNEAKYIAFTMYTTCIIWLAFVPIYFGSNYKIITMCFSVSLSATVALCCMFAPKVYIMLAKPEKNVRSAFTTSTVVRMHVGDAKKVTKTGKSSSSMANLFRRRGSGLDTVSSNGKSVTWAQNEHNYRPNIWKRMSFHVKKKDVAEANQTAIIKPFSEGGDAPVDTGVTEHFEEQQVPQPFSCSPAPSPRAFPGGEDEEAGPAVATYVTEHPAGVRRRGGDPSQGVGMVDGGDISVIGVGDIGVGMIGAQAQGTTIMDQISCVVNRFTANISELNTMMLPGGVPANPSATAAPPAAADATPCPPQYLTSRGRQAAATVTTHAEVAVAVVSNLCENRPAGKIYEHLAASCVGSSRRAKDMEELVALTPPSPFRDSSLSSSGSSPPSLSPASEAEYDQLLLRHYCQSSSSL, encoded by the exons GTCCATGAGCGAAAGTGCGGCGCAGTGCGTGAGCAGTACGGGATCCAGAGGGTGGAGGCCATGCTGCACACTCTGGAACGAATCAACGCAGACCCCGCCATTCTCCCCAACATCACCCTGGGCTGCGAGATCAG GGACTCATGCTGGCACTCTGCGGTGGCCCTGGAGCAGAGCATCGAGTTCATCCGGGACACGCTGGTGTCcaacgaagaggaggagagccagGGCAAGTGTACCGCCGAGGCAGAGAGCCTGCTGCTGCAGGCCAAGAAGCCCATCGTGGGCCTGATTGGACCCGGGTCCAGCTCGGTGGCCATCCAGGTGCAGAATCTCCTCCAGCTCTTCAACATCCCGCAGATCGCTTACTCAGCCACCAGCATGGACCTCAGTGATAAG AGCCTGTTTAAATACTTCATGAGGGTGGTGCCATCCGATATGCAACAGGCCAAAGCCATGGTGGACATCGTCAAGAAATACAACTGGAGCTTCGTGTCCGCAATACACACAGAgg GTAATTATGGTGAGAGTGGTATGGAAGCGTTTAAAGACATGGCGGCCAAGGAGGGGATCTGCATTGCCCACTCGGATAAGATCTACAGCAACGCCGGGGAGCAGAGCTTCGATAAGCTCCTGCAGAAGCTCCGCGCCCACTTGCCCAAAGCCAGGGTCGTGGCCTGCTTCTGCGAGGGCATGACGGTCCGAGGCATATTGATGGCCATGAGACGACAGCGTCTGGTGGGAGAGTTTCTGCTGGTTGGAAG tGATGGCTGGGCGGACAGGTACGACGTGACAAACGGCTACCAGAGGGAAGCAGCCGGCGGCATCACCATCAAGTTAAAGTCGGCGTACGTGACTTGGTTCGACGATTATTACCTGAACCTGAAGCCCGACGCCAACCTGAGGAACCCTTGGTTTCCCGAGTTCTGGCAACATCGCTTCCAGTGCAGGTTGACGGGGCATCCGCAGGAGAGCCTCGGGTACAACCGCAGCTGCACCT GGAGAGAGTCTCTACGCCATCAGTACGTCCAAGACACCAAGATGGGCTTCGTCATAAATGCCATCTATTCAATGGCGTACGGCCTGCACGCCATGCAGCAATCCCTCTGTCCAGGGTATAAG GGTTTGTGTGAAAACATGCGGCCCATCGATGGCCGCAAGCTGCTGGAGTTCCTGATGATAACCAACTTTACCGGCGTGTCCGGGGAGACCATCTACTTTGACCAGAATGGAGACTCACCTGGCAG GTACGAAATCATGAACTTCAAGCGCACAGGTGAGGATGAGTACGCTTACATCCACGTGGGAAGCTGGGATCAGGGTAGCCTGAAGATGAACGATGAGGAAATCTCGAGCAACAACAGTGAAATGATCCAGTCGGTGTGCTCCGAGCCCTGCCTGAAGGCGCAGATTAAG gtgATCCGTAAAGGAGAGGTGAGCTGCTGTTGGACTTGCACTCCCTGCAAGGACAACGAGTTTGTGTTTGACGAGTACACTTGTCGAGCCTGTGTCCTCGGCTTCTGGCCcactgatgacctcactg ACTGTGAGCCAATCCCTGTGCAGTATGTGCGTTGGGGGGATCCAGAGCCCATTGCTGCAGTGGTCTTCTCCTGCCTCGGCCTCATGGCGACACTCTTTGTTTTTTCTGTCTTCATCAA ATTTTGGGACACTCCAGTGGTGAAGTCGTCCAGTCGTGAGCTCTGCTACATCATCCTGGTTGGAATATGTCTGGGCTATATGTGCACCTTCACCCTCATCGCCAAGCCCCACATAGTCTACTGCTACCTCCAGAGGCTGGGAATCGGCCTGTCCCCCGTTATGAGCTACTCCGCGCTGGTCACCAAG ACCAACCGTATTGCACGGATCTTGGCAGGCAGCAAGAAGAAGATCTGCACCAAGAAACCGCACTTCATGTCCGCCTGCGCACAATTGGTCATCGCCTTCCTACTCATACTGATGCAGTTTGGGATTATCGTGGCACTTTTTATCATCGAGCCACCAGAG GTGATCTACGACTACCCCAGTATCCGTGAGGTGCACTTGATCTGCAATCTGACCACTCTGGGGGTGGTGGCGCCGCTTGGCTACAAAGGCCTGCTTATCCTGAGCTGCACCTTCTACGCCTTCAAG ACTCGAAATGTTCCGGCTAATTTTAATGAGGCCAAGTATATTGCCTTTACCATGTACACCACGTGCATCATCTGGCTGGCCTTTGTTCCTATTTACTTTGGCTCCAACTACAAGATCATAACCATGTGCTTTAGCGTCAGCCTCAGTGCCACCGTGGCTCTCTGTTGCATGTTTGCCCCAAAG gtGTACATCATGCTCGCCAAGCCGGAGAAAAATGTCCGCAGTGCTTTCACAACATCCACGGTGGTGCGCATGCATGTAGGTGACGCCAAGAAAGTGACCAAGACTGGAAAATCTTCCAGCAGCATGGCCAACTTGTTTCGACGCCGTGGATCTGGGCTGGACACCGTCAG TTCCAATGGGAAATCGGTGACGTGGGCGCAGAACGAGCACAACTACAGGCCGAACATCTGGAAGAGGATGTCGTTCCACGTCAAGAAGAAGGACGTCGCGGAGGCCAACCAGACGGCCATCATCAAGCCGTTCTCTGAAGGAGGAGACGCACCTGTGGATACGGGTGTCACGGAGCATTTCGAAGAGCAACAGGTGCCTCAGCCCTTCAGCTGCTCcccggctccatcaccaagggCTTTccctggaggagaggacgaaGAGGCTGGACCAGCCGTCGCCACCTACGTCACGGAGCATCCGGCTGGGgtcaggaggagaggtggggacCCCAGCCAGGGTGTCGGTATGGTGGACGGTGGGGACATCAGTGTCATAGGCGTGGGTGACATCGGCGTCGGGATGATTGGCGCCCAGGCCCAAGGCACCACGATCATGGACCAGATCAGCTGCGTGGTGAACCGTTTCACGGCCAACATCAGCGAGCTGAACACCATGATGCTGCCCGGAGGCGTTCCCGCCAACCCCTCGGCAACCGCCGCTCCGCCCGCAGCTGCGGACGCCACCCCCTGCCCGCCTCAGTACCTCACGTCCAGGGGCAGGCAGGCCGCCGCCACCGTCACCACGCACGCCGAGGTCGCGGTCGCGGTCGTCTCCAATCTCTGCGAGAATCGACCAGCAGGTAAGATTTACGAGCACCTGGCCGCGTCTTGCGTCGGTAGTAGCAGGCGAGCCAAGGATATGGAGGAGCTGGTCGCTCTGACGCCTCCCTCCCCGTTTAGAGACTCATCGCTGAGCTCCAGCGGCAGCTCACCCCCCTCGCTGTCTCCAGCCTCCGAGGCCGAGTACGACCAGCTGCTGCTGAGACACTACTGCCAgagctcctcttctctctaa